From Methanobrevibacter millerae, a single genomic window includes:
- a CDS encoding ABC1 kinase family protein produces MDKETKERLGEIRAAMKKYGFDKILGQTAKSKLRHKELDDEDNLLLDDELPVKLRLMLQELGTTFIKLGQLLSTRPDIVGEKVAAELANLQDDNPAITYEQVKEIVERELEGNIDELYADFKHEHLATASIGQVHEATLITGERVAVKIQKEGITDKIDLDLRIMKYVANRADKFNSDLKKLNLPGIMEEFDRSIHKEIDYNNEFMNMQRIEMNFVDNPQIHIPATYAEYCTSKVLTMEFIEGTKLNDVYASTGDEFDKKLLAKNVLDSYLQQLFIDGFFHGDPHPGNIMILEDNVVCYLDLGMMGFFDEEFKRNLSEVMLLFVDQDVDGLINQLMYMDILDYDIDTKTLRRDLNDLFGRYFGVQLNRFDGVLEALLSLMQEYGVIIPNEIVTMARGLSMIEAIAHNLDPQIDVFASIKPIATQIAKKRVSPKEFIKGKKSNLILYDHMVRNLPKLLTRMIHKIDNEEFRFHLEVDITDKVSIIALVSALIIGSSVVSFGPRLFDMPAISLIGYIIAIILSVIGIKKFVLK; encoded by the coding sequence ATGGATAAAGAGACAAAGGAACGTTTGGGCGAAATCAGGGCAGCCATGAAAAAATACGGCTTCGACAAGATTTTAGGCCAAACAGCAAAAAGCAAACTACGCCACAAAGAGCTGGATGACGAGGACAATCTTTTGCTGGACGATGAACTCCCCGTAAAACTGAGACTGATGCTTCAGGAACTGGGAACCACATTCATCAAGTTAGGTCAGCTATTGAGTACAAGACCGGATATTGTCGGAGAAAAGGTTGCAGCAGAACTTGCCAATTTGCAAGACGACAATCCTGCAATAACATACGAACAGGTAAAGGAAATAGTTGAAAGGGAACTAGAAGGCAACATTGATGAACTATATGCAGATTTCAAGCATGAGCACTTAGCGACCGCATCAATCGGTCAGGTTCATGAAGCCACATTAATTACCGGCGAACGTGTTGCAGTCAAAATCCAAAAGGAAGGCATTACCGATAAGATTGACCTTGATTTAAGGATAATGAAGTATGTCGCAAATCGTGCAGACAAATTCAACTCCGATTTGAAAAAACTGAACCTGCCGGGAATCATGGAGGAGTTTGACCGTTCCATTCACAAGGAAATCGACTACAACAACGAATTCATGAACATGCAGCGCATTGAAATGAATTTCGTGGACAATCCCCAAATTCACATTCCGGCCACATACGCCGAATACTGTACCTCAAAAGTCCTTACCATGGAATTCATTGAAGGTACAAAACTCAATGACGTTTATGCAAGCACAGGAGACGAATTCGACAAGAAGCTATTGGCAAAAAATGTTCTGGATTCATATCTCCAGCAGCTGTTCATCGACGGATTCTTCCACGGAGATCCTCACCCAGGAAACATCATGATTTTGGAGGACAACGTAGTATGTTATCTCGATTTGGGTATGATGGGATTCTTTGATGAGGAATTCAAGCGCAACCTTTCAGAAGTAATGCTTTTATTCGTAGACCAGGACGTTGACGGACTGATCAACCAATTGATGTACATGGACATCCTTGATTATGACATCGACACGAAAACATTAAGAAGAGACCTCAATGACCTCTTTGGAAGGTATTTCGGCGTACAGCTTAACCGTTTCGACGGAGTGCTGGAAGCGCTTCTCAGCCTCATGCAGGAATATGGAGTAATCATTCCGAATGAAATCGTTACAATGGCAAGAGGACTGTCAATGATTGAAGCCATTGCGCACAATCTCGATCCGCAAATCGATGTATTCGCATCAATCAAGCCTATCGCTACGCAGATTGCCAAAAAAAGAGTCAGCCCTAAAGAATTCATAAAAGGCAAAAAAAGCAACCTGATTCTTTATGACCATATGGTCAGGAACCTTCCTAAACTTCTTACAAGGATGATTCACAAGATTGATAACGAAGAGTTCCGCTTCCACCTGGAAGTTGACATTACCGACAAGGTTTCAATTATCGCACTGGTATCAGCGCTCATAATAGGTTCATCAGTCGTTTCATTTGGACCTAGACTATTCGACATGCCTGCGATTTCCTTAATCGGATATATAATTGCCATAATCCTAAGCGTTATCGGCATAAAGAAATTCGTTTTAAAATAG
- a CDS encoding sodium-dependent transporter: MNKNSQWSSIFTFILAMIGLTIGIGNIWRFSYVLYSNGGGSFFIPYLIAILVMGIPFLILEYGLGFSLKKSFSKLMHDIRPEFEIFAWMLVLFVFIVVIYYMVILGWDFAYFLNSFTFGWGADPNSFFTTYVGGSSDLSNAARLILPTLFCTTVLWILFWIVSTHDVKGIGTISSVLIPMLFIIMILIFIYSFTLEGSVLGLKTLLTPNWSALFNINIWLAAFGQTIFTLSIGQAMVYTYATYLPKNSKLVDEVLLVVITNTLYEIFIAVGVFSILGYMSIKSSVPIENLISQGTGLIFVVFPQIFSEMGIVGQVMGPLLFLSILFAGFTSALALFEPLLSSLCDKFAWSRRKGVTILVIVTIACSVIFSTGLSSYLVEIVDNFVNSFGVLILIGVQAIIFGWFYGVEKVIPILNEFSTVKVGKTWVFTIKYVLPILLIVIWIYGIIDLVSDTNMLEIIVDIIITLVVVGFSVLFTKMKPKNA; encoded by the coding sequence ATGAATAAGAATTCACAGTGGAGTTCAATATTTACGTTTATTTTGGCCATGATAGGCCTTACGATAGGAATCGGAAACATCTGGCGTTTCAGCTATGTGCTCTATTCCAATGGTGGGGGCTCATTTTTCATACCTTATTTAATAGCAATTTTGGTCATGGGAATTCCCTTTTTAATTCTAGAATATGGCTTGGGTTTCAGTTTAAAAAAGAGTTTTTCGAAGCTGATGCATGATATCCGGCCGGAATTTGAGATTTTCGCCTGGATGCTGGTTTTATTTGTATTTATTGTTGTAATTTATTATATGGTCATTTTGGGATGGGATTTTGCATATTTCCTAAATAGCTTTACCTTTGGCTGGGGAGCGGATCCCAATTCATTTTTCACAACATATGTCGGAGGCAGCAGTGATTTGTCCAATGCAGCAAGGCTGATTTTGCCTACGCTGTTTTGTACAACAGTATTGTGGATACTTTTCTGGATAGTGTCTACTCATGACGTGAAAGGAATCGGAACTATATCATCCGTTTTAATTCCGATGCTTTTTATTATCATGATTTTAATTTTTATATACTCATTCACGCTGGAAGGTTCTGTCCTGGGATTGAAAACCTTGCTTACGCCGAACTGGTCGGCTCTTTTCAATATTAACATCTGGCTTGCAGCGTTCGGTCAGACAATTTTCACTTTAAGCATAGGCCAGGCAATGGTTTACACATATGCAACGTATCTTCCTAAAAATTCAAAACTTGTCGATGAAGTCTTGCTTGTAGTCATTACAAACACGTTGTATGAAATTTTCATCGCCGTAGGGGTCTTTTCAATACTCGGATACATGTCAATAAAGTCATCAGTGCCAATAGAAAATCTGATTAGCCAAGGAACGGGACTGATATTTGTAGTGTTCCCGCAAATTTTTAGTGAAATGGGTATTGTAGGTCAGGTTATGGGTCCTCTATTGTTCTTATCCATATTGTTTGCAGGATTTACCTCAGCACTGGCCCTATTTGAACCATTGCTTTCATCATTGTGTGACAAGTTTGCATGGAGCCGTCGCAAGGGAGTAACAATTCTTGTAATCGTAACAATTGCCTGTTCCGTTATCTTTTCAACGGGATTGAGCAGTTATCTGGTCGAAATTGTTGACAATTTTGTAAACAGCTTTGGAGTACTGATTTTGATTGGTGTGCAGGCAATAATTTTCGGATGGTTCTATGGCGTTGAAAAGGTAATTCCCATTCTCAATGAATTTTCCACGGTTAAGGTTGGAAAGACATGGGTTTTTACAATCAAATATGTATTGCCTATTCTTCTTATTGTAATCTGGATTTATGGTATTATAGATCTGGTTAGTGATACCAACATGCTTGAAATAATTGTTGATATCATCATAACCCTTGTGGTGGTCGGATTTTCAGTATTGTTTACAAAAATGAAGCCTAAAAATGCATGA
- a CDS encoding zinc ribbon domain-containing protein, with translation MNFEDMIFCQSCAMPMGEDDFGTEKDGSKSQDYCKYCYQNGEFTSDITMEEMIDFCVPKTAEATGMSEEEARKMSEEMFPKLKRWME, from the coding sequence ATGAATTTTGAAGATATGATTTTTTGTCAATCCTGCGCCATGCCTATGGGCGAGGACGATTTCGGAACTGAAAAGGACGGTTCCAAAAGCCAAGATTACTGTAAATACTGCTATCAGAACGGTGAATTTACAAGCGACATAACTATGGAAGAAATGATTGATTTCTGCGTTCCAAAAACCGCTGAAGCCACAGGCATGAGCGAAGAGGAAGCAAGAAAAATGTCGGAGGAAATGTTTCCTAAACTTAAAAGATGGATGGAATAA
- a CDS encoding DUF308 domain-containing protein: MEFRKILGIIFILLGIIFIVYPMYSAAAVSLIAGICLICFGFASIVKGFSFWSMMAHVSALDILIGICAVLFGFLFIYKIDALSFLSAYLFYLVAFVLIFVGIFGIFFAIDTTSRLMSILILILGFIATYLAAFSIAQPLYVAILVGIGLILEGLSLFLINPVIDRI, translated from the coding sequence ATGGAATTTAGAAAAATACTTGGAATTATTTTTATACTATTAGGTATAATTTTCATAGTTTACCCTATGTATAGTGCGGCAGCAGTATCCCTTATTGCAGGCATATGTCTAATATGCTTCGGATTTGCTTCCATTGTTAAAGGATTTTCTTTTTGGAGCATGATGGCTCACGTTTCAGCGCTTGATATACTGATAGGAATTTGTGCAGTACTCTTCGGATTTTTATTTATATATAAAATCGACGCATTGTCTTTCCTTTCAGCATACCTGTTCTATTTGGTTGCATTCGTGCTGATATTTGTAGGTATCTTCGGAATTTTCTTTGCAATCGATACCACATCAAGACTCATGTCAATATTGATTTTAATATTAGGTTTTATAGCAACTTATCTCGCTGCATTTTCAATTGCACAGCCATTATATGTCGCAATTCTAGTTGGAATCGGTTTAATTTTAGAAGGTTTGAGTTTATTTTTAATCAACCCGGTTATTGATAGAATTTAA
- a CDS encoding CDC48 family AAA ATPase, giving the protein MTQNEKTLKVAEALSQREIGQGIARVDPNVMSELELNERDIIEINGDKKTAAIVLPSQTDIGLGIIRIDGLVRKNSGATIGGEVTIKKANAVEAKKVVLAPTEDNIRVQGDVRGLFMGKVMMQGDIIGSQIRAPRPNMGFNSIFDELLDFTPAMREIRFAVLSTQPGGITVVGQNTEVELHESPVDVSKLEGVTNLVDVSYEDVGGLKEEVKKVREMIEIPLKRPELFEKLGIAPPKGVLMHGPPGTGKTLLAKAVASESDAHFILINGPEIMSKYVGGSEENLREFFEEAEANSPSIIFIDELDAIAPKREETNGEVERRTVAQLLTLMDGLKSRGQVVVIGATNRPDSLDPALRRPGRFDREIEIGVPDADEREEVLEIHTRNMPIAEDVDLKQIASTTHGFVGADLESLCKEAAMRVVRRILPEIKSDDEEIPEEVLKKIIVTKDDFKSAQKEIQPSALREVLVQVPDVGWDDIGGLDDAKQELQEAVEWPLKYPETFQRLGVRPPKGTLLYGIPGTGKTLLAKAVAHESEANFISVKGPELLSKWVGESEKGVREVFRKAKQTAPTVIFFDEIDSIASTRSGNDGDSGVTKRVVNQLLTEMDGLEELEDVAIIAATNRPDIIDPGLMRPGRFDRHIKVDTPSEEARLAIFEVHTKGMPLASDVNLKKLAKSTDGYVGADIEAVCREAAMLTLRNNLEASEIPNEYFKEAIEKIKPANKADEQLVQYM; this is encoded by the coding sequence ATGACTCAAAATGAAAAAACATTGAAAGTTGCTGAAGCCCTTTCCCAAAGGGAAATCGGCCAAGGCATTGCAAGAGTCGATCCAAACGTAATGTCCGAATTGGAACTTAACGAAAGAGACATAATCGAAATCAACGGTGATAAAAAAACCGCAGCCATTGTGCTACCTTCACAAACCGACATCGGTCTTGGCATAATCAGGATTGACGGACTGGTTCGTAAGAATTCAGGAGCAACCATAGGCGGCGAAGTTACAATCAAAAAGGCCAATGCAGTAGAGGCCAAAAAAGTTGTTTTAGCACCGACTGAAGATAACATCCGTGTACAGGGTGACGTGCGCGGTTTATTCATGGGAAAAGTAATGATGCAAGGAGACATCATCGGATCTCAAATCAGAGCCCCAAGGCCAAATATGGGATTCAACAGCATATTTGACGAATTGCTGGACTTTACCCCTGCAATGAGAGAAATCAGATTCGCAGTATTGTCCACCCAGCCTGGAGGAATCACTGTAGTCGGACAGAACACCGAAGTGGAACTCCACGAATCCCCGGTTGACGTAAGCAAGCTCGAAGGGGTAACCAACCTTGTGGACGTAAGCTACGAAGACGTCGGCGGTCTTAAGGAAGAAGTCAAAAAAGTAAGGGAAATGATTGAAATCCCTCTTAAAAGACCGGAATTATTTGAAAAGTTAGGAATAGCTCCTCCAAAAGGTGTGTTAATGCACGGACCACCTGGAACCGGTAAGACCCTCCTTGCAAAAGCCGTTGCAAGCGAAAGTGACGCCCATTTCATCCTGATTAACGGACCTGAAATCATGAGCAAATACGTCGGAGGATCCGAAGAAAACCTCAGGGAATTCTTTGAAGAAGCTGAAGCCAACTCCCCTTCAATCATATTCATTGATGAACTGGACGCAATCGCTCCTAAAAGGGAAGAAACCAACGGCGAAGTCGAAAGAAGAACCGTTGCACAATTGCTGACATTAATGGACGGCCTTAAATCAAGAGGCCAGGTCGTAGTCATAGGTGCAACCAACAGACCTGATTCCCTTGATCCGGCTTTAAGAAGACCTGGAAGGTTTGACCGTGAAATAGAAATCGGCGTACCTGATGCTGACGAAAGGGAAGAAGTCCTTGAAATCCACACAAGAAACATGCCTATAGCAGAAGACGTCGATTTAAAGCAGATTGCAAGCACGACCCACGGATTTGTAGGAGCAGATCTGGAATCATTATGTAAGGAAGCCGCAATGAGGGTAGTGAGAAGGATTCTGCCTGAAATCAAAAGCGACGATGAAGAGATTCCAGAAGAAGTCCTTAAAAAAATCATAGTAACTAAAGATGACTTCAAATCCGCACAGAAAGAGATTCAGCCTTCAGCACTCAGGGAAGTCCTCGTGCAGGTGCCTGACGTTGGCTGGGACGATATCGGTGGACTTGATGACGCCAAACAGGAACTGCAGGAAGCAGTTGAATGGCCTTTAAAATATCCGGAAACCTTCCAAAGATTAGGCGTAAGGCCTCCAAAAGGAACCCTGCTTTACGGAATCCCTGGAACCGGAAAGACCTTGCTTGCAAAAGCAGTGGCACATGAAAGCGAAGCAAACTTCATTTCAGTCAAAGGCCCTGAATTATTATCAAAATGGGTTGGAGAATCCGAAAAAGGCGTAAGGGAAGTTTTCAGAAAAGCAAAACAGACCGCTCCAACAGTAATATTCTTCGATGAAATCGATTCCATAGCAAGCACAAGAAGCGGAAACGATGGAGATAGTGGTGTGACAAAAAGAGTAGTTAATCAACTGTTAACCGAAATGGACGGATTGGAAGAGCTTGAAGATGTAGCAATCATCGCTGCAACCAACAGGCCGGACATTATCGATCCGGGTTTAATGAGACCTGGAAGGTTCGACAGACACATTAAAGTCGATACGCCATCCGAAGAGGCAAGACTCGCAATCTTTGAAGTCCATACCAAAGGCATGCCATTGGCAAGTGACGTTAACCTTAAAAAATTAGCAAAAAGTACCGACGGATATGTCGGGGCTGATATCGAAGCCGTATGTCGTGAAGCAGCAATGCTCACGTTAAGAAACAATTTAGAAGCTTCTGAAATACCAAACGAATATTTCAAAGAAGCAATCGAAAAAATAAAACCTGCAAATAAGGCAGATGAACAACTAGTCCAATATATGTAA
- a CDS encoding TMEM175 family protein gives MNTNRFETFYDAVLAIVITILVLKIPQPFGPGWGDLFANLLSITTYFIVFLSIINIWYTNQKLFQHIDDINNKVLISYGISMFLFTLFPYFASWLSLNLYSLTAETIFGLIILFANISHIISVVVVFGANKSNEKLKELHIKKIHFIGPLIIILIGFVISYTIYVPGIYLMCLISVVLSIIYNRMQGQEFEDTERFEALIDAIIAIIITIIVLEIPTAVNGSLGALLELKLEFIAYAISFIVCFNVWNFTYNLFSIVNKINYKSIWAICLGLFFLSLIPYLTTYVAMNFNEFVPQCVYGIDFIIINVCSIVATYQMKKIDESNSFLQMAFQNYNNYIINIGFTVIFIIIGYYFYPPIIILSCLLSIAMTWIFMMKKIKLINFDN, from the coding sequence ATGAATACGAATAGGTTTGAAACATTTTATGATGCGGTTCTGGCGATTGTTATAACGATTCTGGTTTTAAAGATTCCTCAGCCATTCGGTCCCGGCTGGGGGGATCTATTTGCAAATTTGCTTAGTATAACAACCTATTTCATCGTATTTCTCTCTATCATCAATATCTGGTACACAAATCAGAAGCTGTTCCAGCATATCGATGACATTAACAACAAGGTTCTCATTTCATATGGGATTTCAATGTTTCTCTTTACGCTCTTCCCGTATTTCGCCTCATGGCTTTCCCTGAACCTGTATTCATTAACTGCCGAGACGATATTTGGACTGATTATACTTTTCGCCAACATTTCCCATATCATTTCAGTGGTTGTGGTGTTCGGAGCAAACAAGTCCAATGAGAAATTAAAGGAACTCCACATTAAGAAAATTCATTTCATCGGGCCTTTAATCATTATATTGATAGGTTTTGTCATATCCTACACGATATACGTTCCGGGAATTTATCTGATGTGTTTAATATCAGTGGTTCTGAGCATAATCTATAACAGAATGCAGGGCCAGGAATTTGAAGATACTGAAAGGTTTGAAGCTCTTATTGATGCGATTATAGCTATTATTATAACGATTATCGTGCTTGAAATCCCGACTGCAGTAAACGGCAGCTTAGGCGCCCTACTGGAACTGAAACTTGAATTCATAGCATATGCAATCAGTTTCATAGTCTGCTTTAATGTGTGGAACTTTACCTATAACCTGTTCTCCATCGTCAACAAGATCAATTACAAGTCAATCTGGGCCATATGTCTGGGTTTGTTCTTCCTTTCACTGATTCCTTACTTGACGACATATGTCGCCATGAATTTCAATGAATTCGTGCCTCAGTGCGTCTACGGTATCGATTTCATTATAATTAACGTATGCTCCATTGTCGCAACATATCAGATGAAAAAGATAGATGAATCAAATTCATTCCTGCAGATGGCGTTCCAGAATTACAATAACTACATTATAAACATTGGCTTTACGGTGATTTTCATAATTATCGGTTACTATTTCTATCCGCCAATTATTATTCTCTCATGTCTTCTTTCAATTGCAATGACATGGATATTCATGATGAAGAAAATTAAATTAATCAATTTCGATAATTAA
- a CDS encoding DUF2779 domain-containing protein, with protein sequence MQCEKIFWLNKYKAESAASENNESVFETGKKVGELAKGLFGDYEDIPSDGTLFERIAKTKMLMVAKTKIITEASFAYNNNFCSVDILKNDSDGVEIYEVKSSTKIDDIYLDDAAFQYMVLSDLGLNVKKVAIVYLNNEYVRGSELDITQLFNIEDITDACLEKQDEIRANIEMINDYMDVYGEYNEPVKEIGLHCFKPYKCPFWQYCTRNLPKPNVFDIAGMQNRTKFKKYDEGKISFEDLKNEDINEKCLEQIDFELNDRPAKIEKEAVMEVLDSLNYPLYFIDYESCQHAIPELEGTKAYQQIPFQYSLHIIREEGAPLEHKEFLAEADDENVIRNFAESMIEDMSENGSVIVYNKTFEATRNREIGEMYPDLKEEMDRINSNIVDLMVPFRNRDYYTKEMKGSYSIKYVLPALYPNDPELDYGELSLIHKGDEASNAFLTLKDKSPEEQEEIRKALLEYCRLDTYAMVKIWEKFREVVKNE encoded by the coding sequence GTGCAGTGCGAAAAGATTTTCTGGCTGAACAAATATAAGGCGGAAAGTGCTGCATCAGAAAACAACGAATCCGTTTTTGAAACCGGAAAAAAGGTAGGCGAGCTTGCAAAAGGATTGTTCGGAGATTATGAGGACATACCCTCAGACGGGACCCTTTTTGAAAGGATTGCAAAAACAAAGATGCTGATGGTTGCTAAAACAAAAATCATCACGGAAGCATCATTTGCCTATAACAACAATTTCTGCAGCGTTGACATCCTTAAAAACGATTCCGACGGAGTGGAAATCTATGAAGTGAAAAGTTCCACAAAAATCGATGACATATATTTGGATGACGCCGCATTCCAGTACATGGTATTGTCCGATTTGGGTTTAAACGTCAAAAAAGTAGCAATTGTCTATTTGAACAACGAATACGTGAGAGGTAGTGAGCTTGACATCACCCAGCTATTCAACATTGAAGACATTACCGATGCCTGTTTGGAAAAGCAGGACGAGATAAGGGCAAACATCGAAATGATTAATGATTACATGGACGTTTACGGCGAATATAACGAGCCAGTTAAAGAGATAGGATTGCACTGCTTCAAGCCATACAAATGCCCTTTCTGGCAGTACTGTACACGGAACCTGCCTAAACCGAATGTATTTGATATTGCAGGCATGCAGAACCGCACAAAATTCAAGAAATATGATGAGGGCAAAATATCATTCGAAGATTTGAAAAACGAGGACATTAACGAGAAATGCCTGGAACAGATTGATTTTGAGCTTAATGACCGCCCGGCAAAGATAGAAAAGGAAGCTGTAATGGAAGTGCTTGATTCGCTTAATTATCCACTTTATTTCATCGATTATGAATCCTGCCAGCATGCAATACCCGAGCTTGAAGGGACAAAGGCCTATCAGCAGATTCCTTTCCAGTATTCACTGCACATCATCAGAGAGGAAGGGGCACCCCTGGAACATAAGGAGTTCCTGGCCGAAGCCGACGATGAAAACGTAATCAGGAACTTTGCCGAAAGCATGATTGAGGACATGAGCGAAAACGGCAGCGTAATCGTCTACAACAAGACCTTTGAAGCGACCAGAAACCGTGAAATCGGCGAGATGTATCCTGACCTGAAGGAGGAAATGGATCGAATCAACTCTAACATCGTTGATTTGATGGTGCCGTTCAGAAACAGAGACTACTATACAAAGGAAATGAAAGGCTCCTATTCAATCAAATACGTTCTGCCGGCATTGTATCCCAACGATCCGGAACTGGATTACGGTGAGCTTTCATTAATTCACAAGGGCGATGAAGCCTCAAACGCATTTTTAACCCTAAAGGACAAGTCTCCAGAAGAACAGGAAGAAATAAGAAAAGCGTTGCTTGAATACTGCAGACTGGACACGTACGCAATGGTCAAGATATGGGAGAAATTCAGAGAAGTTGTGAAAAATGAGTGA
- the pyk gene encoding pyruvate kinase, which produces MKKTKVICSIGPASDSVEVMSEMVNAGMDCARINLSHATKEGIINTIEVIREVREACNAHIAIMYDTKGPEFRTLKFENGGITLKAGDTIRMSKTCTLGNEEEFGVNHCEAIDFIKTGHQVLIDNALLELEVIEKKEDYVVLKALEDGKIKDNKTINVPGVDLNLEFMSEIDRQDITFAAQHSCDYLALSFVNSREDVIEARKIIEDAGGDALIISKIESNKGLENIDEIIDESDGIMVARGDLGVDVPLEELPMIQKIIIKKCRQKGKFAIVATEMLASMYESPRPTRAEVSDVANAVLDGTDCVMLSGETTIGKFPVQSVVIMSRICEYVESTIDYTKHVAYKGNIGIGDTIAKLVVDAVEFNDIKLIATTTMSGFTARSISNFRPNSIIMACCPSNHIAEKVALNFGVKPVVTDIYESTDKMVENARKTAEKEFNLNKGDLIVVTGGFPLGKAKKTNYLRIMEI; this is translated from the coding sequence GTGAAAAAAACAAAAGTAATATGCAGCATAGGTCCTGCTTCCGATTCCGTTGAGGTAATGAGCGAAATGGTTAATGCAGGAATGGACTGTGCTCGAATCAATCTCAGCCATGCCACAAAGGAAGGAATAATCAATACGATAGAGGTCATTCGTGAAGTGCGAGAGGCATGCAACGCACATATAGCAATAATGTACGACACCAAAGGACCTGAATTCAGAACGCTTAAATTCGAAAACGGCGGCATAACCCTTAAGGCGGGTGACACCATCAGGATGAGCAAGACCTGCACACTTGGAAACGAAGAGGAATTCGGAGTCAACCACTGCGAAGCGATAGACTTTATCAAAACAGGACACCAAGTGCTGATAGACAATGCCCTTCTTGAACTGGAAGTAATTGAGAAGAAAGAGGATTATGTGGTATTGAAAGCCCTGGAGGACGGAAAGATTAAAGACAACAAGACAATAAATGTTCCGGGCGTCGATTTAAACCTGGAATTCATGAGCGAAATCGACAGACAGGACATTACCTTTGCTGCACAGCATTCATGCGATTATCTTGCATTGTCATTTGTTAATTCAAGAGAGGACGTTATTGAAGCCCGCAAAATTATTGAAGATGCAGGAGGAGACGCACTTATCATCTCAAAAATCGAAAGCAACAAAGGCCTTGAAAACATTGACGAGATAATCGACGAGTCAGACGGCATTATGGTAGCCAGAGGAGATCTGGGAGTGGACGTTCCTTTAGAAGAGCTTCCGATGATTCAAAAAATCATAATCAAAAAATGCCGTCAGAAGGGCAAGTTCGCCATTGTCGCCACGGAAATGCTTGCTTCAATGTATGAAAGCCCAAGGCCTACACGAGCGGAAGTATCAGACGTTGCAAACGCAGTACTTGACGGAACGGACTGCGTGATGCTTTCAGGCGAAACCACAATCGGAAAGTTTCCGGTGCAATCCGTTGTAATAATGAGCCGAATATGCGAATACGTTGAATCAACAATCGACTATACCAAACACGTCGCCTACAAGGGAAACATAGGCATCGGAGATACTATTGCCAAGCTTGTTGTGGACGCCGTTGAATTCAATGATATTAAATTAATAGCTACAACGACAATGTCCGGATTTACGGCCAGAAGCATAAGCAATTTCAGGCCGAATTCAATAATCATGGCCTGCTGTCCGTCAAACCATATTGCAGAAAAGGTTGCTCTGAACTTCGGCGTCAAGCCCGTGGTAACCGACATTTACGAATCAACAGATAAAATGGTTGAAAACGCAAGAAAAACGGCAGAAAAGGAATTCAATTTGAATAAAGGCGATTTGATAGTGGTTACCGGAGGATTTCCATTAGGAAAGGCGAAAAAAACAAATTATCTAAGAATTATGGAAATCTAA
- a CDS encoding 4Fe-4S binding protein — MADITINRDKCDNCGDCTDVCPMEVLILEDGKLTINDPDECSYCETCVDVCPNECITID, encoded by the coding sequence ATGGCTGATATAACAATAAATAGAGATAAATGTGATAATTGCGGGGACTGTACTGACGTATGCCCTATGGAAGTTTTGATTCTTGAAGATGGCAAGCTGACCATCAACGATCCGGACGAATGCAGCTACTGTGAAACCTGCGTTGACGTCTGTCCGAATGAATGCATCACAATCGATTAA